TCTTGGAGGTGCATTCGTCGTCGTAGGTCGGGAACTGATCGATGTCGATGCTCTGGGTGATCTTCTTGTCCTTGCACAGCCACTGCAGCGGCATGTGCAGCAGCGCGATCCGCTCCACGGGAATGGGCGAGATGGCTTGACGCAGAACCCGCGCCTTGTCCGCACCGTCGATGCCGACGACGCGCACGTTGACAGGTTGCGCCGGGGTGTCGCCCGCCACGATCGCGAGGGTGGCAGGCAGGTGGAATAGACCGTCGGGCTGGAGACCGTAGTCTTTGAAGAATATGCGCGTGCCGCCGACATAGATACTCACGACCAAGACCTTGATGTCTTTGGGAACGCTCATGTCCGTCTGGAAGGCGACGATGAGCTCTCCGCGCCGCGGTGCCTGCTCCGCCGAGCAGGCTCCAGCCAGTGCCAACGCCACCGCGCCCAAGAGCAGAAGGTTCAGCACGCGGCGGCGCCCAGTCATGGCAAGCATGCCGACTAGGGTCTCACGAAGCCACGCCGCGACTCAAGGCAACGGCGGCGCGCCCACGCTCATGGGGTGGAGTGTGTCCTCGCCGGACATGTAAGGAGCGAGTTCGAAGCGCTTCTCTTCGTAGCCGTAGGCCGTGGGGGTCAGCTCCAGGACGGTGTGCAGGGGGACGGGCACATGGGGAGTGTCTTCTTGGGGGCGACCCATGAGGTAGGCGTACAGCGCACGCGTGATGGCATGATGTGCGATCACCACCACCGGCGTCTTCTGCCGTTCCAGGTCGAAGATCACGGGTTCCAGGCGCTGAATCACGTCGGTGTAGGACTCGCCCTGGGGATAGCGATAGCGGAACTTGTCGGCGGCACGCGCCCGGTACTCCTCGGGCATGCGCTCGCGGATCTCTTGGTAGGTCATGCCATCGCAGATGCCCGCGTCGATTTCGTCCAGGGCGCGTCGCGCGAGCTTGGGCAACGGCAGCGCTTCGGCGGTTTGCATCGCGCGCTTGAGACTGCTGGTCCAGACTTCGACGGGCTTTTCGCCTCGAGCGGCGAAGAACTCCGCCAGGCTCTGGGCATAGATTCGACCGCGCTCGGAGAGGTCAGGATCGCCTCCGATCCGACCGGTTGCGTTGAACTCGCTTTCACCGTGACGCGTCAGCCAGAGCTTGCGCCGACCTGGGTGAAGGTTCATCAGGAAGAACACGAGGCGGGCCCCCAAGTAGCCCTGCATGCGGTTGACCACGACCTTGCGGCCCACGTCGATCAGCTTGACGTAGCAGCGGTCCTCGTCGTCCACCGGCACGTAGGTACGCTCATACTGCGCGATGCGTTCACGAAAGTCCGCGACCGCGGCGTCGGGGTCCATGTCGTGGTAGTCCGGCGAGTTGAGCTTGTTCTCGCGAATGTTGGCCTCCACGACGCTGTCGTCCTCGCACAGGCACTCGACGAAGATCACTTGCGTGCCGGCAGCTCGGCAGCGCTCGTAGACCCGCTGCCGCCGCTCCCTTTCGGTGTTGGTCGCGTCGTAGATGGCAACGTCGCCGCGGTCGTTCAGGAAACCGAGCAGATCGTCGAGGGTCTTCATGGCGATGCGCTCGCGCAATTCGCGATGCTCCGCATCTGGCGCGAAGAAACTCGCGGGTTGTTTCGCACCCGCGATGGCGCGCCGATACTCGCCGACGTTGAAGCTGCGCGTGTTGTAGCCGAGCCAGGAGAGGTAGCGGGCGATCTTGCGCGCCACGAAGGTCTTGCCTCGGGCGGGCAGCCCGACCATCACGAGCACGTGTTTGTGGAAGTCGGGGCCTTGGAGGATCATGCGAACCGCTCGTTCCGAACACGAAGCGCTTGCACCGTCACTGCTTCGCGAGACGATAGCGCCGAACGTGAAGCATCTGTGCGCCTTCCTTGCCGTCGATCCAGGCCACGGCGACGCGATCGCCGAGCAGGGAGACGGCGGGGAGGTCCGCGGTCTCGGCCTTGTTGCCTGGCTGTTCGACCACGACGCCGGCAGTGGGGTAGATCCCGAAGCTCTCGCCCTGCGAGCCGATGTCGAGGAAAGAAACGACGAGGCCGAGGCTGGTCTTGCTGCCATCCGCCGCGCCGAGCACGCTGGCGACCCGAATGCGCACGCCTGACTTCAGGCTCACGGACGCCACCTCCGAGTCCAGCGCCGGATTTCTCCCGTTCGTCAGGGCGGTCGATGTGTCGCACTGGTCGCTCACCGCGCAACCGTTGCCGTCGCAGGCCACGGTTCGGACCTCCGACACCGAACCGCCAAAAAAGGACGAGGAAAACCCGACGAAGGCTAGACCGGGAGCGGGACTCGTTACGGCGAGGGGTCCCCAAGTCGTGTTCGGCTGTGGATTGCAGTCCTTGAGACCATCCATCTTGGCCCCTACTTGATAGAAGAACTGCGAGTTGTCGCTGGCCCTTAGCATGAACATGCTCGGCTGACCCGTAGCGAACAGGGGCGCCGCATACTGCGCTCCGACGGCTGCGGCGGAGAAGGTTTTGGTAGGCCCGGCGATCTTGATGTCGCCGCCTCCTGCGATCCAATACGCGACGATGTCGTTGTCGACACGGCCAGGAACGGGGTAGCGCACGACGTCGCCCGCGCTGTAGCCATTCCCAATCAGCCCCGCGGGTGCCGCAGGCACCAAGTCGCCGTCGAGCCGTGCGTACCATACGTTCCCCTGCAAGGCCCCGGGAGTGGTCGCGAAGAACGCGTGCACGCCCGAAGTGTCCGCCATCATGCCCACAGCGCTTACCGGCGTCTCGGTCCCGCCTTCTTTCGGCGGCAGCAGCGCCGTGGCGGGGATCGTCTTCAGCGTGGCGGTCGTACCTGTCGCACTGAAAGAGCTGATCGCGGTCTCGTAGAGCGTCGGGTTCAACAGATTGCCGCGATAGGTCGAGAGGTAGAAC
The nucleotide sequence above comes from Polyangiaceae bacterium. Encoded proteins:
- a CDS encoding 6-phosphofructo-2-kinase/fructose-2,6-bisphosphatase, giving the protein MILQGPDFHKHVLVMVGLPARGKTFVARKIARYLSWLGYNTRSFNVGEYRRAIAGAKQPASFFAPDAEHRELRERIAMKTLDDLLGFLNDRGDVAIYDATNTERERRQRVYERCRAAGTQVIFVECLCEDDSVVEANIRENKLNSPDYHDMDPDAAVADFRERIAQYERTYVPVDDEDRCYVKLIDVGRKVVVNRMQGYLGARLVFFLMNLHPGRRKLWLTRHGESEFNATGRIGGDPDLSERGRIYAQSLAEFFAARGEKPVEVWTSSLKRAMQTAEALPLPKLARRALDEIDAGICDGMTYQEIRERMPEEYRARAADKFRYRYPQGESYTDVIQRLEPVIFDLERQKTPVVVIAHHAITRALYAYLMGRPQEDTPHVPVPLHTVLELTPTAYGYEEKRFELAPYMSGEDTLHPMSVGAPPLP